The DNA region AGGCGTGAATATTTCAAGTGAAAGCAGGACTGTGGAAAAATGGCTTGTTTCTGAGTAAAAATACAGCATGCTTATCGGCTCCATGCCGGAACATCTTGGCATGGCCAGATGATACAGCATCCCCGCGGGAACGGAAAATTTGTCCGTTTCCGACGGGGATTATTTTATAAACCACTTGAATGATGTTACAGAAAATGTTATAATTAAGTTATATGTTTTTATTTATAGTTCACTATTGAATATCGGCCATAATTTTATTAAAAACATGATCATTTCAATCGAAAGGAATATTGTTTATGAAGAAACTGTTACTTGGAAATGCGGCATTTGCCCGCGGACTCTATGAAGGTGGATGTAAATTCATTTCAAGCTATCCGGGAACTCCTTCAACTGAAATAACTGAAGAAGCTGCAAAGTACGATGAAATATATGCGGAGTGGGCTCCGAATGAAAAGGTTGCAATGGAGGCTGCCATCGGTGCTTCTATTGCCGGTGCAAGATCTTTCTGCGGAATGAAGCACGTTGGTCTCAACGTTGCTGCTGACCCGCTTTACACAGCTTCATACTCAGGTGTAAATGCCGGTATGGTAATTGCAGTTGCTGACGACCAGGGAATGCACTCATCACAGAATGAGCAGGATTCACGTCATCACGCTATCGCTTCAAAGGTTCCTATGCTCGAACCTTCCGATTCACAGGAATGCCGTGATTTCGTTATGGAAGCCTTTGAACTTTCAGAAAAGTTCGATGCTCCGGTTATCGTAAGAACTTCAACAAGGATCGCTCATTCACAGAGCATCGTTGACTGTGAGGACAGAAAGGAACTTCCTCTTAAGGAATATACAAAGAATCCTCAGAAGTACGTTATGATGCCTGCCTACGCAAAGCCAAGACACGTATTTGTTGAAGAAAGAACTCAGAAACTCATTGAGTTTGCTGAAACATCTTCACTCAACAGAACCGAGATAAACGCAGGTACAAAGACCGGTATCATCACAAGCGGTGCTGCTTACCAGTACGCAAAGGAAGCGCTCGGCGATACAGTTTCATACCTCAAGCTTGGTATGGTAAATCCGCTTCCTGTAAAGCTCATCAAAGACTTTGCTGCAAAGTTTGACGAGATCATCGTTATCGAGGAACTCGACGATGTAATTGAAACACACTGCAGAAAGATCGGCGTAAACACAAGGGGCAAGGATATATTCGGATACATCGGCGAGATCTCACAGACCATCATCGCTGAAAAGCTCCTTGGCAAGAAGAACGAATCAGTTTCACTCGATGAAAACATTCCTGTAAGACCTCCTGTAATGTGTGCCGGATGTCCTCACAGAGGTGTGTTCTACGCTCTTTCCAAGAATAAGATCACAGTTTCAGGCGATATCGGATGCTACACACTCGGCGCAGTTGCTCCGCTCAATTCAATGGATACAACTATCTGTATGGGTGCTTCCATTTCAGCACTTCACGGATTCAACAAGGTCCGCGGTGCTGAGGCTGAAAAGCGTTCAGTAGCGGTTATCGGTGACTCAACATTCATGCACTCAGGCATGACCGGCCTTGTAAACATCGCATACAACGCTACAAATTCAACTGTTATCATCCTTGACAACTCTATCACAGGTATGACAGGACACCAGCAGAACCCTACAACAGGAAAGAACTTAAAGGGCGATCCTGCTGCTGCAGTCAATCTTGAAGAACTCTGCAAGGCTATCGGTATAAAAAGAGTTCGCGTTGTTGATCCTTACAAGCTTGAGGAAACTGAAAAGGCTATTCTCGAAGAACTCGAAGCTCCGGAAGCATCAGTTATCATTTCAAGAAGACCATGCGCTCTTCTCAAGTACGTTAAACACAATCCTCCGCTTAAAGTGGAAAATGACAAGTGCAAGAGCTGCAAGATGTGCCTTAAACTCGGATGTCCTGCAATTTCCATAAAGAACGGCAAGGCATGCATCGACCACACACAGTGCGTAGGATGCGGTATATGTGCAGAACTCTGTAAGTTTGATGCAATCGTCTGATTGCAGTTTCGGCTTCGCCGAAACTGCGGAGAAGGGATTACGGGGCTTCGCCCCGTTTTGCCGGTGATTTATAAATAAATCACCGGTCCTCTGACAATCAGTTAAAATGAAAATAGACGAATAAATATATTATTTCCCTATAACAGAAAGGAAAAGAATCAATGGCTACAAAATCTGTAATGATAGTCGGAGTCGGCGGACAGGGTTCACTTCTTGCATCAAGACTCCTCGGAAATGTTATACTTGCAAAAGGCTACGATGTTAAGGTATCGGAAGTTCACGGTATGTCCCAGCGCGGCGGTTCCGTTGTAACTTATGTTAAGTACGGTGAAAAGGTATTTTCACCTGTTATAGAAAAAGGCGAGGCAGATGTTATCATCTCATTCGAGCAGCTTGAAGCAGCAAGATGGATCCCTTATCTCAAAAAGGGCGGCAAGGTGATCACTTCAGTTCAGAAGCTCGATCCTATGCCTGTTATCACAGGTGCGGCTTCATACCCGGAAGATCTCATCGAAAAGATGCGCGCTAAGGGTATCGACGTTACAGCTGTTGACGCTCTCTCACTTGCTGAGGAAGCAGGCAATTCAAAGGCTTCAAATGTCGTTCTCATGGGCGTTGTTTCAACAAAGACTGACTTTGAGGATGAGATCTGGCAGCAGGCACTTGAACAGTGCGTACCGCCTAAGTTCCTTGAACTCAACAAAAAGGCATTTGAACTCGGAAAGAACGCAGCTAAGTAATTTACAGGAGGCTGAAATCCAATGGAAAGATACTGGAATAAAGAAATCGAATGTATGTCCCGTGAAGATATGAAAAAGCTTCAGGATGAAAGACTTGTAAAGCAGGTAAAGCATGTCTGGGATAACGTACCTTACTACCGCAAAAAGATGGAGGAAAAGGGTGTAACACCTGATGACATCAAATCAACCGATGATCTTCACAAGCTTCCTTTCCTCTCAAAGGCTGACCTCCGTGACAGCTATCCTGACGGCCTTCTCGGTGTACCGCTTTCAGAATGTGTACGTATCCATTCAACAAGCGGCACTACAGGAAGAAGAGTAGTTGCCTACTACACACAGAAAGATATCGACATGTGGGAGGACTGCTGCGCAAGAGCTATCACTGCTGCCGGCGGTACAAAGGAAGACGTTATGCACGTAAGCTACGGCTACGGACTCTTCACAGGCGGTTTCGGTG from Ruminococcus sp. HUN007 includes:
- a CDS encoding indolepyruvate oxidoreductase subunit beta, whose product is MATKSVMIVGVGGQGSLLASRLLGNVILAKGYDVKVSEVHGMSQRGGSVVTYVKYGEKVFSPVIEKGEADVIISFEQLEAARWIPYLKKGGKVITSVQKLDPMPVITGAASYPEDLIEKMRAKGIDVTAVDALSLAEEAGNSKASNVVLMGVVSTKTDFEDEIWQQALEQCVPPKFLELNKKAFELGKNAAK
- the iorA gene encoding indolepyruvate ferredoxin oxidoreductase subunit alpha — protein: MKKLLLGNAAFARGLYEGGCKFISSYPGTPSTEITEEAAKYDEIYAEWAPNEKVAMEAAIGASIAGARSFCGMKHVGLNVAADPLYTASYSGVNAGMVIAVADDQGMHSSQNEQDSRHHAIASKVPMLEPSDSQECRDFVMEAFELSEKFDAPVIVRTSTRIAHSQSIVDCEDRKELPLKEYTKNPQKYVMMPAYAKPRHVFVEERTQKLIEFAETSSLNRTEINAGTKTGIITSGAAYQYAKEALGDTVSYLKLGMVNPLPVKLIKDFAAKFDEIIVIEELDDVIETHCRKIGVNTRGKDIFGYIGEISQTIIAEKLLGKKNESVSLDENIPVRPPVMCAGCPHRGVFYALSKNKITVSGDIGCYTLGAVAPLNSMDTTICMGASISALHGFNKVRGAEAEKRSVAVIGDSTFMHSGMTGLVNIAYNATNSTVIILDNSITGMTGHQQNPTTGKNLKGDPAAAVNLEELCKAIGIKRVRVVDPYKLEETEKAILEELEAPEASVIISRRPCALLKYVKHNPPLKVENDKCKSCKMCLKLGCPAISIKNGKACIDHTQCVGCGICAELCKFDAIV